A section of the Asticcacaulis sp. EMRT-3 genome encodes:
- a CDS encoding site-specific DNA-methyltransferase gives MNHHLAYKTPSGEAWCGDSLDLLKGLPDGSVNLVITSPPFALQRKKEYGNRDQHEYVEWLSEFANLVRQKLKDDGSFVLDLGGAYQKGVPSRSLYNFRIPIKFCDDLGFFLAEDFYWYNPAKLPSPIEWVNKRKIRAKDAVNNVWWFSKTEWPKADVSKVLAPYSERMKKLIEDPSAFYSPKDRPSGHVISDGFGRDNGGAIPSNLLQIPNTDSNGGYLRGCKAVATKGHPARFPAKLPEFFIKFLTEPGDLVVDIFAGSNTTGRVAEDLGRRWRAYELSSEYLAASAFRFLDKNTPTARLLEVHAAISAGETLDLRSEAGLLGLERSAF, from the coding sequence GTGAATCACCACTTAGCTTATAAAACGCCTAGCGGAGAAGCATGGTGTGGCGATTCTCTCGATTTGCTCAAGGGCTTGCCCGATGGCAGCGTCAATCTGGTCATCACTTCGCCTCCATTCGCACTCCAGCGAAAAAAGGAATACGGTAACCGCGACCAGCACGAGTACGTCGAATGGCTTTCGGAATTCGCTAACTTGGTTCGCCAAAAGCTTAAAGACGATGGCAGCTTCGTTTTGGATCTTGGAGGGGCATACCAAAAAGGGGTTCCTTCACGGAGCTTATACAATTTCCGTATCCCAATTAAGTTTTGCGATGATCTGGGCTTTTTCTTAGCCGAGGATTTTTATTGGTATAACCCGGCCAAACTTCCGAGTCCGATAGAATGGGTCAATAAACGCAAAATCAGGGCCAAGGACGCTGTTAATAATGTCTGGTGGTTTAGTAAAACTGAATGGCCAAAAGCGGATGTGTCGAAAGTGCTGGCTCCATACAGTGAGCGCATGAAAAAATTGATTGAAGACCCGAGCGCCTTTTACTCCCCCAAGGATCGACCAAGCGGCCACGTGATCAGTGACGGTTTTGGGCGCGACAACGGAGGAGCTATTCCCTCAAATCTACTACAAATCCCCAACACTGACAGTAATGGCGGTTATCTTCGTGGTTGCAAGGCTGTTGCCACTAAGGGCCACCCGGCTCGGTTTCCTGCTAAACTTCCCGAATTTTTTATCAAATTCTTGACAGAGCCCGGCGATCTCGTTGTGGATATATTTGCAGGCTCCAACACTACTGGTCGGGTAGCAGAGGATCTAGGGAGGCGCTGGCGCGCGTATGAATTGAGTTCAGAATATCTCGCCGCATCCGCTTTCCGTTTCCTCGATAAGAACACGCCAACTGCGCGACTATTAGAAGTTCACGCAGCCATTTCTGCGGGAGAAACGTTAGACCTCCGATCAGAAGCGGGCCTTCTAGGATTAGAGCGGTCTGCATTCTGA
- a CDS encoding nucleotidyl transferase AbiEii/AbiGii toxin family protein, with amino-acid sequence MNEAYKDQVRLLLRVLPLVAQEEVFALKGGTAINLFERDMPRLSVDIDLTYLPFDDRATALANIDTALFRLKGRIERLQAGIKVTPVPQKEGNDAKLHCQFQRTHIKIEVNTTLRGHVFAPRLMACTESVQTEFEAFVEMPVVSHGELYGGKLVAALDRQHPRDLFDVHHLLNNEGLTPEIKLGMIVCLLSGKRPINEILLSTPKDQHEAFENQFAGMAFTPFSYDDFVATRTRLNDAIKVALTDQDKAFLLSFKRGEPDWSLIDIAELQNMPSAQWKLMHIRGLLRSDPDKHAGHYRALADKLAL; translated from the coding sequence ATGAATGAAGCCTACAAGGACCAGGTAAGATTGCTGCTGCGGGTCTTGCCCTTGGTCGCGCAAGAAGAGGTTTTTGCCCTCAAAGGCGGTACGGCGATCAATCTTTTTGAACGCGACATGCCCCGGCTCTCGGTCGATATCGACCTGACCTATTTGCCCTTCGATGATCGCGCAACGGCCCTCGCCAATATCGACACCGCGCTATTTCGGCTGAAGGGTAGGATCGAGCGGCTCCAGGCAGGGATCAAGGTGACGCCCGTTCCGCAAAAGGAAGGCAACGACGCGAAACTTCACTGCCAATTTCAACGCACTCACATCAAAATTGAGGTCAACACGACGCTGCGCGGCCATGTGTTTGCGCCGCGCCTCATGGCCTGCACTGAATCAGTGCAGACCGAGTTTGAAGCCTTCGTTGAAATGCCGGTTGTCTCGCATGGCGAACTTTACGGCGGCAAACTTGTCGCGGCCCTGGATCGCCAGCACCCGCGCGACCTGTTCGACGTTCATCATCTGCTCAACAACGAAGGGCTGACGCCTGAAATCAAGCTGGGTATGATCGTTTGCCTGCTGAGCGGAAAAAGGCCAATCAATGAAATCCTGCTCTCGACGCCCAAGGATCAGCACGAAGCGTTTGAAAATCAGTTTGCCGGCATGGCCTTCACGCCCTTCAGCTATGATGACTTCGTAGCAACGCGAACGCGCCTGAATGACGCGATAAAGGTGGCGCTGACGGACCAGGACAAGGCATTCTTGCTGAGCTTCAAGCGTGGCGAACCCGACTGGTCCCTTATCGACATTGCGGAATTGCAGAACATGCCGTCCGCCCAGTGGAAGCTCATGCATATACGCGGCTTGCTGCGAAGTGACCCCGACAAGCACGCGGGTCACTACCGTGCCCTGGCCGACAAGCTCGCCCTATAA
- a CDS encoding SapC family protein, translating to MPHIAILNRDAHHDLRVRPHGVNQPEDRMHFVPVVVGEFGHLVTHYPILFAKDAETGAFFAGAMLGFEPGENLFAAEPPSRDVYRPLNLQRVPFFTSGDNIAIDLDSPRVGTHADGQGLFDETGGPSPYLQGIMGVFQQLVPGLERTRAFIARLLQLRLIEPVTFDLTFDDGRTITTDGLYTIDQDALRGLPDEAALALFRDGSLHLMSLMIASLKQVPQLARRKNDQLTQGFSGLSGAFG from the coding sequence TTGCCCCATATCGCCATACTGAACCGTGACGCCCACCATGATCTGCGCGTGCGCCCGCATGGCGTCAATCAGCCCGAAGACCGGATGCATTTCGTGCCCGTAGTGGTCGGTGAATTCGGCCATCTGGTGACGCATTATCCGATCCTGTTCGCCAAGGACGCCGAAACAGGCGCTTTTTTCGCCGGGGCCATGCTCGGCTTCGAGCCGGGCGAGAACCTGTTCGCCGCTGAGCCGCCCAGCCGCGATGTTTACCGCCCGCTCAATCTGCAACGTGTGCCGTTTTTTACCTCCGGCGACAATATCGCCATCGATCTCGATAGTCCGCGCGTCGGGACGCACGCCGATGGTCAGGGTCTGTTCGATGAGACGGGTGGGCCAAGTCCTTATCTGCAAGGGATCATGGGCGTGTTCCAGCAGCTTGTGCCGGGGCTGGAGCGCACGCGCGCCTTTATCGCCCGCCTGCTGCAACTCAGGCTGATCGAACCGGTCACCTTCGACCTGACCTTCGATGACGGGCGCACGATCACGACCGATGGCCTCTACACCATCGATCAGGACGCCCTGCGCGGCCTGCCCGACGAGGCGGCCCTGGCCCTGTTCCGCGACGGTTCCCTGCATCTGATGTCACTGATGATCGCCTCGCTGAAACAGGTGCCGCAACTGGCGCGACGCAAGAATGACCAGTTGACTCAAGGCTTTTCCGGCCTGTCGGGCGCGTTCGGTTAA
- a CDS encoding glycoside hydrolase family 9 protein, with amino-acid sequence MHKKLLSGLLAATCLSCAANAAEAPQTQLHLSPNETLETQGLSVIVEQNHFSPIFFDEKNAGIQMILHGDRIAADGEVRLNPTPEQWDPVPAFVSRVHGPNPGELIVTSTYDAVGLKYQVEVTPEAQGFKIVVNLDKPLPPELAGKAGFNLDFLPTAYFGKTYLMDAQPGLFPRDANGPMAKDGSGDPLPLISGGQSITLSPEDPLTRVTITSDAAPLALYDARNRAQNGWFVVRSLIKAGARDNAIVWHVRPNVEKGWVRQPVVSFNQAGYTPDRSKVALIELDPAFKAPDEAVLVRLTADGTEQPVLRAKIKPWGKWTRYNYASFDFSSVHAPGIYAISYAGQTTNPFPIAANAYGHIWQTSLDTYLAEQMDHMAIREEYRVWSGLSHMDDARQAPPNEVHFDGYKMGPNLDSPFKPGEHIPGLNVGGWQDAGDYDIQTPQNAEVVSDLALSREMFGLNWDETTINEAAHSVEIRKPDGVQDSLQQIRHGVLQLLAQYKVFGHAITGIIDPTLKQYTDIGDSGSQTDRMIYDPKMGPLENNGVYSGVPDDRWAFTTDQPANDYTVAGALAAASRELEASDPALAGEALSAAKTLWANQQNPGDRVNRQGRDESADWLDLAAVQATVELIVTTKGQAPLYTDKLKALMPAIQSHFDWVGGTAVRAIPFMDADYRAQLATDVRAAKVKIDADLAKTPFGVPVGLGSWAGSNQVAMFGSNMYLLHKAFPDIIGPEYTLNALDYMLGRHPATNLSLVSTVGTRSKLIGYGHNRADYSFVPGGMVPGVLVIKPDFPEQKTDWPFLWFENEYTVSTTSAYILAANAAIAVTEEGEKK; translated from the coding sequence ATGCACAAGAAACTATTATCAGGGCTGCTTGCGGCCACCTGTCTGAGCTGCGCCGCCAATGCCGCCGAAGCACCGCAAACACAATTGCACCTCAGCCCCAATGAGACGCTGGAAACGCAGGGCTTAAGCGTCATCGTCGAGCAAAACCATTTCAGCCCGATTTTTTTCGATGAAAAGAATGCCGGCATCCAGATGATCCTGCATGGCGACCGGATCGCGGCCGATGGCGAGGTGCGCCTCAACCCGACGCCGGAGCAATGGGATCCCGTACCCGCCTTTGTCAGCCGCGTGCATGGCCCCAATCCCGGCGAACTGATCGTCACCTCCACCTATGATGCGGTGGGCCTGAAATATCAGGTCGAAGTGACGCCGGAAGCTCAGGGTTTCAAGATCGTGGTCAATCTGGACAAGCCCTTGCCACCGGAACTGGCGGGCAAGGCGGGCTTCAATCTCGATTTCCTGCCGACCGCCTATTTCGGCAAGACCTATCTGATGGATGCGCAGCCCGGCCTGTTCCCGCGTGACGCCAATGGCCCGATGGCCAAGGATGGTTCCGGCGATCCGCTGCCGCTCATATCGGGCGGACAATCGATCACCCTGTCCCCCGAAGACCCGCTGACGCGCGTCACCATCACGTCAGACGCCGCCCCGCTGGCGCTGTATGATGCGCGCAACCGGGCGCAGAACGGCTGGTTCGTGGTACGCTCGCTGATCAAGGCCGGTGCCAGGGACAATGCCATCGTCTGGCATGTGCGCCCCAATGTCGAAAAAGGCTGGGTGCGTCAGCCGGTCGTGTCGTTCAATCAGGCCGGTTACACGCCCGACCGCAGCAAGGTGGCCCTGATCGAGCTTGATCCCGCCTTCAAGGCACCCGATGAGGCCGTGCTGGTCAGGCTTACGGCTGACGGAACCGAGCAGCCCGTCCTGCGGGCCAAAATCAAGCCGTGGGGCAAGTGGACGCGCTATAATTACGCCAGCTTCGATTTTTCGAGCGTCCATGCACCCGGCATCTACGCCATCTCCTATGCTGGCCAAACCACCAACCCCTTCCCCATCGCTGCCAATGCCTATGGCCATATCTGGCAAACCTCGCTCGACACCTATCTGGCCGAGCAGATGGATCACATGGCGATTCGTGAGGAATACCGCGTCTGGTCAGGCCTTTCGCACATGGACGATGCGCGTCAGGCCCCACCCAATGAGGTGCATTTCGACGGCTACAAGATGGGGCCCAATCTCGATTCGCCCTTCAAACCGGGCGAACATATTCCGGGCCTCAATGTCGGCGGCTGGCAGGATGCCGGCGATTACGACATCCAGACGCCGCAGAATGCCGAGGTGGTCAGCGATCTGGCGCTCAGCCGCGAAATGTTCGGCCTCAACTGGGATGAAACCACGATCAATGAGGCGGCCCATTCGGTCGAGATCCGCAAACCCGACGGCGTGCAGGATTCGCTCCAGCAGATTCGCCACGGCGTGCTGCAATTGCTGGCGCAATATAAGGTGTTCGGCCACGCCATCACCGGCATTATCGACCCGACGCTCAAGCAATATACCGACATCGGCGATTCGGGCTCGCAAACCGACCGCATGATCTATGATCCGAAAATGGGGCCGCTGGAAAACAACGGCGTCTATTCGGGCGTGCCGGATGACCGCTGGGCCTTCACCACCGATCAGCCGGCCAATGACTATACGGTGGCGGGCGCTCTTGCGGCGGCGTCGCGCGAACTGGAAGCCAGCGATCCGGCGCTGGCCGGTGAAGCCCTGTCGGCGGCCAAGACGCTGTGGGCCAATCAGCAGAACCCCGGCGACCGCGTGAACCGTCAGGGCCGCGATGAAAGCGCCGACTGGCTCGATCTGGCCGCCGTGCAGGCCACGGTGGAACTGATCGTCACCACCAAGGGCCAGGCCCCTCTCTATACCGACAAGCTGAAGGCGCTGATGCCCGCCATCCAGTCCCATTTCGACTGGGTGGGCGGCACGGCCGTGCGCGCCATTCCCTTCATGGACGCCGATTACCGCGCCCAGTTGGCGACCGATGTCAGGGCGGCCAAGGTGAAGATCGATGCCGATCTGGCCAAAACCCCGTTTGGCGTGCCCGTCGGTCTGGGCTCGTGGGCCGGATCGAACCAGGTGGCTATGTTCGGTTCCAATATGTATCTGCTGCACAAGGCCTTTCCGGACATTATCGGGCCGGAATATACGCTCAATGCGCTCGATTACATGCTGGGCCGCCATCCGGCCACCAATCTGTCGCTTGTCTCGACGGTCGGCACCCGTTCAAAGCTGATCGGCTATGGGCATAACCGCGCCGATTACAGCTTCGTGCCCGGCGGCATGGTGCCCGGCGTGCTGGTCATCAAGCCGGACTTCCCTGAACAGAAAACCGACTGGCCCTTCCTGTGGTTCGAAAACGAATACACGGTCAGCACCACGTCGGCCTATATACTGGCAGCCAATGCGGCCATCGCCGTGACCGAGGAAGGCGAGAAAAAATAG
- a CDS encoding helix-turn-helix transcriptional regulator, which produces MEKTDSPLRRALAQNLRELRGKQGLSQEELADIAGLHRTFIGAVERCERNISLDNIGKLATALGVPAAELFREGMK; this is translated from the coding sequence ATGGAAAAGACTGATTCGCCCTTACGTAGGGCACTAGCACAAAATCTTCGTGAGCTTAGGGGAAAGCAAGGTCTCAGCCAAGAAGAGCTGGCGGATATTGCTGGCCTGCACCGCACCTTTATTGGTGCGGTTGAACGATGCGAACGCAACATATCGTTAGACAACATCGGAAAGCTAGCCACTGCTCTCGGCGTCCCTGCCGCTGAACTGTTTCGCGAGGGGATGAAATGA
- a CDS encoding cupin-like domain-containing protein → MTTPVREISGFDRADTARFRAEIVAACQPVILRGLVADWPLVQAEAALGDYLTPFAVAGQTEIFVGAPAIAGKYYYAEGLSGFNFERRRLALAEALTLTTTPRADAASPSVYVGSLPMDDLLPGLAQANPMGLAGGAGRLWLGHAANVSPHYDGYDNLACVIAGRRRFTLYAPDTISRLYVGPIDHTMAGQPVSLAAAADPPEPDRYPLFEAVRAQALSAELEAGDALYLPKLWWHKVESLAPVNGLVNYWWDATASGPDAPNTAMLLAMIAIAERPPAERHAWRAFFDHYVFRPEGHPLAHLPPEQHGLLGPLKDNYGKIRAFVMHRLRGG, encoded by the coding sequence TTGACCACGCCCGTCCGCGAAATTTCCGGTTTCGACCGCGCCGACACGGCCCGCTTCCGTGCGGAGATCGTGGCGGCCTGCCAGCCGGTGATCCTGCGCGGACTGGTGGCCGACTGGCCGCTGGTGCAGGCCGAAGCGGCCCTCGGCGATTATCTGACGCCCTTTGCCGTGGCGGGCCAGACCGAGATATTTGTCGGCGCGCCCGCCATTGCCGGTAAATACTATTATGCCGAGGGACTGAGCGGCTTCAATTTCGAGCGCCGCCGTCTGGCCCTGGCCGAGGCCCTGACCCTGACCACCACGCCGCGCGCCGATGCGGCCTCGCCCTCCGTCTATGTCGGTTCGCTGCCGATGGATGACCTGCTGCCGGGCCTGGCTCAGGCCAATCCGATGGGGCTGGCAGGCGGGGCGGGGCGTCTGTGGCTGGGCCATGCCGCCAATGTGTCGCCGCACTATGACGGCTATGACAATCTGGCCTGCGTCATTGCCGGACGGCGGCGCTTTACCCTCTATGCGCCCGATACGATCAGCCGCCTCTATGTCGGCCCCATCGACCATACGATGGCGGGCCAGCCGGTCAGTCTGGCCGCCGCCGCCGATCCGCCCGAGCCCGACCGCTATCCCCTGTTCGAAGCGGTGCGCGCTCAGGCTCTGAGCGCCGAACTGGAAGCGGGCGACGCCCTCTATCTGCCCAAGCTATGGTGGCACAAGGTCGAATCGCTGGCTCCGGTCAATGGCCTGGTCAATTACTGGTGGGACGCCACGGCCTCAGGCCCCGATGCGCCCAATACCGCCATGCTGCTGGCCATGATCGCCATTGCCGAGCGCCCGCCCGCCGAGCGCCATGCCTGGCGCGCCTTTTTCGATCACTATGTCTTTCGCCCCGAAGGTCATCCTCTGGCCCATCTGCCGCCGGAGCAGCACGGCCTGCTGGGGCCGCTGAAGGACAATTACGGCAAGATCCGCGCCTTCGTCATGCACAGGCTGAGGGGCGGTTAG
- a CDS encoding tryptophan 7-halogenase, translating into MTESVHHIVIVGGGTAGWLTAGIIAARHKSRIQSGRFSVTLVESPNISIVGVGEGTWPTLRGTLEKIGVSETDFFRECDAAFKQGAKFAKWTTGTDDDYYYHPLMFPQGFTQQNLAPHWLRDGGGRSFCDAVSPQGQLCEAGLAPKMITTPEYQAVANYAYHLDAGKFAPFLMRHCTQKLGVRHVLADVTGVNQAGNGDIISVSTEQAGEVAGDLFVDCTGFHALLLGKALGVPFRDCSDVLFCDTALAVQVPFDEEDAPLASHTHSTALKAGWVWDIALPTRRGLGYVYSSRHTSEEAAHEELAAYVGPKFKDLKVRKIPIRSGHRETFWKNNCVAVGLAAGFLEPLEASAIVLIELSAKLIAEQMPANRQVMDIIARRFNETTLYRWGRIIDFLKLHYTLTQRTDTAFWRDNCDPATIPERLQNLMTLWTYQSPWFFDEFDRLEEVFPAASYQYVLYGMGFKTEVEDDEAADAVRARRLMGENLALTQRLRSQLPKNRDLIRKIHDFGLQPV; encoded by the coding sequence GTGACGGAGTCTGTTCATCATATCGTCATTGTGGGCGGTGGCACAGCGGGCTGGCTGACGGCCGGTATTATCGCGGCGCGCCACAAGAGCCGCATCCAGTCGGGCCGTTTCAGCGTCACCCTGGTCGAATCGCCGAATATCAGCATTGTCGGGGTGGGGGAGGGCACATGGCCCACCTTACGCGGTACGCTGGAAAAGATCGGTGTATCGGAAACGGATTTCTTCCGCGAATGCGATGCCGCCTTCAAGCAAGGCGCGAAATTCGCCAAATGGACGACCGGCACTGACGACGACTATTATTACCACCCCTTGATGTTTCCGCAGGGCTTTACCCAGCAGAATCTGGCGCCGCACTGGCTGCGCGATGGCGGCGGGCGCAGCTTCTGCGATGCGGTGTCGCCGCAGGGCCAGCTTTGCGAAGCTGGTCTGGCGCCGAAAATGATCACCACGCCCGAATATCAGGCCGTGGCCAACTATGCCTATCACCTCGATGCCGGTAAGTTCGCGCCCTTCCTGATGCGCCATTGCACGCAAAAACTGGGCGTGCGTCATGTCCTGGCCGATGTCACCGGGGTCAATCAGGCCGGAAACGGCGATATAATCAGCGTCAGCACCGAGCAGGCGGGTGAGGTGGCGGGCGATCTGTTCGTCGATTGCACAGGCTTTCATGCCCTGCTGCTCGGCAAGGCCCTGGGGGTTCCGTTCCGCGATTGCAGCGATGTCCTGTTCTGCGACACGGCCCTGGCCGTGCAGGTGCCCTTTGATGAAGAGGATGCGCCTCTGGCCTCGCACACCCATTCCACCGCGCTCAAGGCGGGCTGGGTATGGGATATAGCCCTGCCGACGCGGCGCGGGCTGGGCTATGTCTATTCGTCGCGCCACACCAGCGAAGAGGCGGCCCATGAAGAACTGGCCGCCTATGTCGGGCCTAAGTTCAAAGACCTGAAGGTGCGGAAAATTCCGATCCGTTCGGGCCACCGCGAAACCTTCTGGAAAAACAACTGCGTGGCTGTGGGGCTGGCGGCGGGCTTTCTGGAGCCGCTCGAAGCCTCGGCCATCGTGCTGATCGAGCTGTCGGCCAAGCTGATCGCCGAGCAGATGCCGGCCAACCGGCAGGTGATGGACATTATCGCCCGCCGCTTCAACGAGACGACCCTCTATCGCTGGGGCCGCATCATCGATTTCCTGAAACTGCATTACACCCTGACCCAACGCACCGACACCGCCTTCTGGCGCGACAATTGCGACCCGGCCACCATTCCCGAACGGTTGCAAAACCTGATGACCCTGTGGACCTACCAGTCGCCGTGGTTCTTCGATGAGTTTGACCGGCTGGAAGAGGTCTTCCCCGCCGCCAGCTATCAATATGTATTGTATGGCATGGGGTTCAAAACCGAGGTTGAGGACGACGAAGCGGCCGATGCCGTGCGTGCCCGGCGGCTGATGGGGGAAAACCTGGCCCTGACCCAGCGCCTGCGCTCACAACTGCCGAAAAACCGCGACCTGATCCGCAAGATTCATGATTTCGGCCTGCAACCCGTTTAG
- a CDS encoding TonB-dependent receptor has product MKKDYPAAGWKSKLVLVSTASFMAIGLGASAFAAQAQDKAATGDAASDSTVVVVTGIRGSLQKAMNIKKKSLGIVDAISSEDIGKFPDSNLAASVQRIPGVSISRTSTGKASQVTIRGFGPSFNETLIDGRQASSGQGNRSFDFSGVGADFVGEVDVLKTPDSSLSSGAIGATINIKYPKPMDRPGFHVAATLSGNRNDKDGNTSAGGGFLISDTFADDKFGVLFDVTSSRQQTETNHVQNQGWGGFLVAPSQLKGAAAGASTTGTTPAWFSQDYGVFQEHTDDKRMDGRLVLQWRPNEDWLITLNDNHSRTWSTGHQYGYAIWFNSGSLQNVTQSPNGTITNFSQANSPTDIDSNTTYSHYDNNDLGLNIKWTVNDKLHLEFDADNGDSKRNPNGELDGIGGDIGYGGPLTNNTGLAGIGANQVPYTTEYGPGNDHSRFGDPAILGSHVVVITSQHNHDVVNQTKFMGSWDEDNLHLKAGVQYLDETQDLSNVGNFANGNWQAYAGYGPASNNNNGVMIPAKYITGSFSTSNFIRGFSGNGNLPANIPVYDGLGVFNYLQSLDPACANGCDPHVNGPFMIALDPASVQKVEEKTLAAFLSLNTTVQLADRPMEVNIGIREEDTHVISNGIGQLPVSMSIQPNDHTAFNIVYTPTQPLSQKNQYRYMLPNLDLSYALTDTLKLRFDASRTLSRPGLSSMTPDLNVGQGQRVNALTGSGGNPKLLPYLSDNLDFGAEWYYGSNSYAAIDVFSKDVTNFIVTNTVTQSINGVIDPTTNKLAQFAYSTSVNGPSANVHGVELAWQHVFADTGFGFQANATFVGTDKPYDPNDISTSGFAVTGLANSANAVVFYDKRGFQARIAVNWRDEYLDHFGQTQNVSQFGTEPTFVNSSTNVDFSTSYDITRNLSVFLEGLNLTNQTLTTHGRYKDQILDLYDYGQRWTMGVRYHY; this is encoded by the coding sequence ATGAAAAAGGACTATCCGGCCGCAGGCTGGAAGAGCAAACTCGTGCTCGTCAGTACGGCGTCATTTATGGCCATAGGGCTGGGCGCTTCGGCCTTCGCCGCACAGGCTCAGGATAAGGCGGCCACCGGCGACGCGGCCAGTGATTCCACCGTCGTGGTGGTCACGGGCATTCGCGGATCGCTGCAAAAGGCGATGAACATCAAGAAGAAATCCCTCGGCATCGTCGATGCGATTTCTTCCGAAGACATCGGCAAGTTCCCCGATTCGAACCTGGCGGCGTCGGTTCAGCGCATACCGGGCGTTTCGATCAGCCGCACATCGACCGGCAAGGCTTCGCAGGTCACCATCCGCGGCTTCGGCCCCAGCTTCAACGAAACCCTGATCGATGGCCGTCAGGCGTCTTCCGGGCAAGGCAATCGCAGCTTTGACTTCAGCGGCGTCGGCGCCGATTTCGTCGGCGAAGTGGATGTTCTGAAGACGCCCGATTCCTCGCTGTCGTCGGGCGCTATCGGTGCCACGATCAACATCAAATATCCCAAGCCGATGGATCGCCCCGGCTTCCATGTGGCGGCCACGCTGTCGGGCAATCGCAATGACAAGGACGGCAATACCTCGGCTGGCGGTGGTTTCCTGATCTCGGATACCTTCGCGGATGATAAGTTCGGCGTGTTGTTCGACGTCACCTCGTCGCGCCAGCAGACCGAAACCAACCACGTCCAGAATCAGGGCTGGGGCGGCTTCCTTGTCGCGCCTTCGCAACTGAAGGGCGCGGCCGCCGGTGCCTCGACCACGGGCACGACCCCGGCCTGGTTCTCGCAGGACTATGGCGTCTTCCAGGAACATACCGACGACAAGCGCATGGATGGTCGTCTGGTATTGCAATGGCGACCCAATGAGGACTGGCTGATCACGCTGAATGACAACCATTCACGCACCTGGTCAACCGGCCATCAGTATGGTTACGCCATCTGGTTCAATAGCGGCTCGCTGCAGAATGTCACCCAGTCGCCGAATGGTACGATCACCAACTTCAGTCAGGCCAATTCGCCGACCGACATCGACAGCAACACCACCTACAGCCATTACGACAACAATGATCTTGGCCTGAATATCAAGTGGACGGTCAATGACAAGCTGCACCTCGAATTCGACGCCGATAATGGTGATTCGAAGCGCAATCCGAATGGTGAACTCGACGGCATCGGCGGCGATATCGGCTATGGCGGCCCGCTGACCAACAATACCGGCCTGGCCGGCATCGGCGCTAATCAGGTGCCCTATACGACTGAATATGGCCCCGGCAATGACCATTCGCGCTTCGGCGATCCGGCCATCCTCGGCTCGCACGTTGTTGTCATCACCAGCCAGCACAATCATGACGTGGTCAACCAGACCAAGTTCATGGGCAGTTGGGACGAGGACAATCTGCACCTGAAGGCGGGCGTTCAGTATCTGGATGAAACCCAGGATCTGTCCAATGTCGGCAATTTTGCCAACGGCAACTGGCAGGCCTATGCGGGCTATGGCCCGGCGTCGAACAACAATAACGGCGTGATGATCCCGGCGAAATACATCACCGGTTCGTTCAGCACCTCCAACTTCATCCGCGGCTTCAGCGGCAATGGCAATCTGCCGGCCAATATCCCGGTCTATGACGGGCTTGGCGTCTTCAACTATCTGCAAAGCCTCGATCCGGCCTGCGCCAATGGCTGCGATCCGCACGTCAATGGCCCGTTCATGATCGCGCTGGATCCGGCCAGCGTGCAGAAGGTCGAGGAAAAGACCCTGGCGGCGTTCCTCAGTCTGAATACGACGGTGCAACTGGCGGATCGGCCGATGGAGGTCAATATCGGCATCCGCGAGGAAGATACGCATGTCATATCGAACGGTATCGGTCAGTTGCCGGTCAGCATGTCCATCCAGCCTAATGACCATACGGCGTTCAACATCGTCTATACGCCGACCCAGCCTCTGTCGCAGAAGAACCAGTATCGTTACATGCTGCCGAATCTGGATCTGAGCTATGCCCTGACCGACACTCTCAAGCTGCGTTTCGACGCATCGCGCACCCTGTCGCGTCCGGGCCTCAGTTCCATGACGCCCGATCTCAATGTCGGCCAGGGCCAGCGCGTCAACGCCCTGACGGGCAGCGGCGGCAATCCGAAGCTGTTGCCCTATCTGTCTGACAATCTCGATTTCGGCGCGGAATGGTATTATGGCAGCAACTCCTATGCTGCGATCGATGTCTTCAGCAAGGACGTGACCAACTTCATCGTCACCAATACGGTGACGCAATCGATCAATGGCGTGATCGACCCGACCACCAACAAGCTGGCGCAGTTCGCCTACAGCACGTCGGTCAATGGCCCGTCGGCCAATGTCCACGGCGTCGAACTGGCGTGGCAGCATGTCTTTGCCGATACCGGCTTTGGCTTCCAGGCCAATGCCACCTTCGTCGGCACCGACAAGCCCTATGACCCGAACGATATTTCGACATCGGGTTTTGCCGTGACGGGGCTGGCCAATTCGGCCAATGCCGTGGTCTTCTATGACAAGCGCGGCTTCCAGGCACGGATCGCGGTCAACTGGCGTGACGAATACCTCGATCACTTCGGCCAGACCCAGAACGTGTCGCAGTTTGGCACCGAACCGACCTTCGTCAATTCCAGCACCAATGTCGATTTCTCAACCAGCTACGACATCACGCGCAATCTGAGCGTCTTCCTGGAAGGTCTGAACCTGACCAACCAGACGCTGACCACGCATGGCCGTTACAAGGATCAGATTCTCGACCTGTACGACTATGGTCAGCGCTGGACGATGGGCGTGCGCTACCACTACTGA